From one Humulus lupulus chromosome 8, drHumLupu1.1, whole genome shotgun sequence genomic stretch:
- the LOC133795597 gene encoding uncharacterized protein LOC133795597 has protein sequence MTPIVEYLEQDMLPEDKNEVRRVKAQSARFTIIRDFGKFWNIKLNFSTPRYPQENGQAESSNKTIMNNIKKCLEKAKGRWTDKLPGVLWSYRTTTRTSMGETPFSLAYGMESVIPTESEVTTARYELTTDEVNWENMCHELDTIDERRDKALLRISAYQRSIARHYNKNIRTRTFKVGDWVLQRVFQNTKDAGAGKLAPTWEGPYLITKVVGHGAYKL, from the exons atgactccaatagtcgAGTACTTGGAGCAGGACATGCTTCCCGAAGATAAGAACGAAGTACGTCGGGTCAAGGCTCAATCAGCCCGCTTCACTATTATACGAG ACTTCGGCAAATTCTGGAACATCAAGCTCAACTTCTCCACACCAAggtatccccaagaaaatggacaagcaGAGTCATCCAACAAGACTATCATGAACAACATCAAGAAGTGCCTTgaaaaagctaagggaagatgGACTGATAAGTTGCCGGGAGTCCTATGGTCCTATCGAACCACAACCAGGACTTCGATGGGAGAAACACCTTTCTCATTAGCCTACGGGATGGAGTCAGTCATCCCTACTGAGAGTGAAGTTACAACAGCCAGATATGAGCTGACGACAGACGAAGTAAATTGGGAAAACATGTGCCATGAACTCGACACCATCGACGAAAGAAGGGACAAAGCACTCTTAAGAATCTCAGCCTATCAACGAAGCATAGCCAGACATTACAACAAGAACATCCGCACTCGGACATTCAAAGTAGGAGATTGGGTACTACAAAGAGTCTTCCAGAACACTAAGGATGCGGGAGCAGGTAAGCTCGCCCCGACATGGGAAGGTCCTTACCTCATCACAAAGGTAGTCGGACATGGAGCATACAAGCTATAA